In Streptomyces sp. NBC_00433, a single genomic region encodes these proteins:
- a CDS encoding ATP-binding protein, producing MSGRGGSEQPQRVNAQTAAGAVPVLPGAAEAEAADADAESAADAASTVLDLLGDPSVREVHLTSRPESASTARRLALSVVRLWGLPQYGDTVELLVSELVGNAVRHTGARSFGLRMRRRRGWVRVEVRDPSRALPCLLPVREMDTSGRGLFLVDKLSDRWGVDLLPRGKTSWFELRVPER from the coding sequence ATGTCGGGCAGGGGTGGATCCGAGCAGCCGCAGCGGGTGAACGCGCAAACCGCCGCTGGTGCCGTACCCGTACTGCCCGGCGCCGCCGAAGCCGAAGCCGCCGACGCCGACGCCGAGAGTGCCGCGGACGCCGCGAGCACGGTGCTCGACCTGCTGGGCGATCCGTCGGTCCGCGAGGTCCATCTGACCTCGCGCCCCGAATCCGCCTCCACCGCCCGTCGGCTGGCGCTGTCGGTGGTCCGGCTGTGGGGGCTGCCGCAGTACGGCGACACCGTGGAGCTGCTGGTCTCCGAGCTGGTCGGGAACGCCGTGCGCCACACCGGCGCCCGCAGCTTCGGGCTGCGGATGCGGCGGCGGCGCGGCTGGGTGCGGGTCGAGGTGCGCGATCCGTCGCGGGCGCTGCCCTGCCTGCTGCCGGTGCGCGAGATGGACACCAGCGGGCGCGGCCTCTTCCTGGTGGACAAGCTCTCCGACCGGTGGGGCGTCGACCTGCTGCCGCGCGGCAAGACCAGCTGGTTCGAACTGCGGGTGCCCGAGCGGTAG
- a CDS encoding enoyl-CoA hydratase-related protein produces the protein MTVTLEVDDGVGTIRLDRPPMNALDSATQDRLREVAREAGERPDVRAVVLWGGEKVFAAGADIKEMQAMSYEDMADRAGPLQEAFTAVARIPKPVVAAVTGYALGGGCELALCADIRIAAEDAKLGQPEILLGLIPGAGGTQRLARLVGPSRAKDLIFTGRMVGAAEALAIGLVDQVAPAAEVHARALAWAARLARGPAYALRAAKEAVDAGLETDLDRGLAIERGLFAGLFATADRETGMRSFVEDGPGKAEFR, from the coding sequence ATGACTGTGACCCTCGAAGTCGACGACGGTGTCGGCACGATCCGGCTGGACCGGCCGCCGATGAACGCGCTGGACAGCGCCACGCAGGACCGCCTCAGGGAGGTCGCGCGGGAGGCCGGGGAGCGGCCGGACGTGCGGGCGGTGGTGCTGTGGGGCGGGGAGAAGGTGTTCGCGGCGGGAGCGGACATCAAGGAGATGCAGGCCATGTCGTACGAGGACATGGCCGACCGGGCGGGGCCGCTGCAGGAGGCCTTCACCGCGGTGGCCCGGATTCCCAAGCCGGTGGTCGCCGCGGTGACCGGGTACGCGCTGGGCGGCGGCTGCGAGCTGGCGCTGTGCGCGGACATCAGGATCGCCGCGGAGGACGCGAAGTTGGGGCAGCCGGAGATCCTGCTCGGGCTGATTCCGGGGGCCGGCGGGACGCAGCGGCTGGCGCGGCTGGTGGGGCCCTCGCGGGCCAAGGACCTGATCTTCACCGGGCGGATGGTGGGCGCCGCCGAGGCGCTGGCGATCGGGCTGGTCGACCAGGTGGCCCCGGCCGCCGAGGTGCACGCCAGGGCGCTGGCGTGGGCGGCGCGGCTGGCCCGCGGCCCGGCCTACGCGTTGCGGGCGGCGAAGGAAGCGGTGGACGCCGGTCTGGAAACCGACCTGGACCGCGGGCTGGCCATCGAACGCGGGCTCTTCGCAGGCCTGTTCGCGACCGCCGACCGTGAGACGGGAATGCGCAGTTTCGTCGAGGACGGTCCGGGCAAGGCCGAATTCCGCTGA
- a CDS encoding Ig-like domain-containing protein, translating into MKPIGVAPGIRKSVTALALGALLLLATACGSGGSGDDSGSAAAGDPKAPSASASADTVASTAVVSIAPGDGADDVATTGTLKVAASGGRLSTVVVKDDKGTAVPGEISADGLGWTPTGHLDTSTQYTVDASAKDAAGRESDKHSTFTTVTPKDTFVGYFTPEDGSTVGVGMEVYLKFNRPITDKKAVEAGVKVSASPSVPVAARWNGSEELYIRPADYWAAGTKVTLDLDLKGVEGAPGVYGKQHKSVHFTIGRRQVSVVDAAKHSMTVYRDNKAIRTIPISSGAPEHTTYNGKMVISEKYVTTRMNGDTVGFGGEYDIKDVPHAMRLTTSGTFIHGNYWAAPSVFGHSNTSHGCVGLHDVRGAGDATTPAAWFYNSSILGDVVQVINSKDKTVQWYNGLNGWNLPWSQWKS; encoded by the coding sequence TTGAAGCCGATAGGTGTGGCGCCTGGCATCAGGAAAAGCGTGACGGCGCTCGCGCTCGGCGCGCTGCTGCTGCTCGCGACGGCGTGCGGCAGCGGCGGCAGCGGTGACGACAGCGGCTCGGCGGCGGCCGGCGACCCCAAGGCGCCCAGCGCGTCGGCCAGCGCGGACACCGTGGCCTCGACCGCGGTCGTCTCGATAGCGCCGGGCGACGGCGCCGACGACGTGGCCACCACCGGCACCCTCAAGGTCGCCGCGAGCGGCGGCAGGCTGTCCACCGTCGTGGTCAAGGACGACAAGGGCACCGCCGTGCCCGGCGAGATCAGCGCCGACGGCCTCGGCTGGACCCCGACCGGCCACCTCGACACCTCCACGCAGTACACGGTGGACGCGAGCGCCAAGGACGCGGCGGGCCGCGAGTCCGACAAGCACTCGACCTTCACCACGGTCACCCCGAAGGACACCTTCGTCGGCTACTTCACGCCGGAGGACGGGTCCACGGTGGGCGTCGGCATGGAGGTCTACCTCAAGTTCAACCGGCCGATCACCGACAAGAAGGCCGTCGAGGCCGGCGTCAAGGTGAGCGCGTCCCCGTCCGTCCCGGTCGCCGCCCGCTGGAACGGCAGCGAGGAGCTGTACATCCGCCCGGCCGACTACTGGGCAGCCGGCACCAAGGTCACCCTCGACCTGGACCTCAAGGGCGTCGAGGGCGCCCCCGGCGTCTACGGCAAGCAGCACAAGTCGGTGCACTTCACCATCGGCCGCCGCCAGGTCAGCGTCGTCGACGCCGCGAAGCACTCGATGACGGTCTACCGCGACAACAAGGCGATCAGGACCATCCCGATCTCCTCGGGCGCCCCGGAGCACACCACCTACAACGGCAAGATGGTGATCTCCGAGAAGTACGTCACCACCCGGATGAACGGCGACACGGTCGGCTTCGGCGGCGAGTACGACATCAAGGACGTCCCGCACGCCATGCGGCTGACCACCTCGGGCACCTTCATCCACGGCAACTACTGGGCCGCCCCCTCCGTCTTCGGCCACAGCAACACCAGCCACGGCTGCGTCGGCCTCCACGACGTCCGCGGCGCCGGCGACGCGACCACCCCGGCCGCCTGGTTCTACAACAGCTCGATCCTCGGCGACGTGGTGCAGGTCATCAACTCCAAGGACAAGACGGTCCAGTGGTACAACGGCCTGAACGGCTGGAACCTCCCCTGGAGCCAGTGGAAGTCCTGA
- a CDS encoding Ig-like domain-containing protein, whose amino-acid sequence MRAGAGAVLCALAIGGCGDGTGRGDGPDAKPADRVTAAPRLSQAVITVAPGDGAKDVAADGSLAVTVADGTLSQVTAQAADGTPVGGTLSADRRSWHPAGRLALATQYTVDALAVDPHGRTAAKHAVFTTAVPQHTVIGFFTPEDGATVGDGMIVTLRFSRPVTDRAAVERGITVGAVPAATVVGHWFGDQRLDLRPADYWRPGTRVTLRLRLRDVEAAPGVYGTQSKDVHFTIGRDQRSTVDAATHTMTVRRDGRVLRSLGISAGAPDHTTYNGVMVIAEKFAVTRMDSRTVGFGGEYDIPDVPHAMRLTRSGTFIHGNYWSAPSVFGRTNVSHGCIGLLDTKGGGPDTPAGWFFAHSLVGDPIRVVNSHDTTVAPDNGMSGWNLTWRQWTAGSAL is encoded by the coding sequence GTGCGCGCAGGTGCGGGTGCGGTGCTGTGCGCGTTGGCGATCGGCGGTTGCGGCGACGGGACGGGCAGGGGTGACGGGCCCGACGCCAAACCGGCGGACCGGGTGACGGCCGCGCCCCGGCTGTCCCAGGCGGTGATCACCGTCGCACCCGGCGACGGCGCCAAGGACGTAGCCGCCGACGGCTCCCTCGCCGTCACCGTCGCGGACGGCACCCTCAGCCAGGTCACCGCCCAGGCCGCCGACGGCACCCCCGTCGGCGGGACGCTGTCCGCGGACCGCCGCAGCTGGCACCCGGCCGGACGCCTCGCACTGGCCACGCAGTACACGGTGGACGCGCTCGCGGTCGACCCGCACGGGCGGACCGCGGCCAAGCACGCCGTCTTCACCACGGCCGTGCCGCAGCACACCGTGATCGGCTTCTTCACCCCCGAGGACGGCGCCACCGTCGGCGACGGCATGATCGTCACCCTGCGCTTCAGCCGCCCGGTCACCGACCGGGCCGCCGTCGAGCGCGGCATCACCGTCGGCGCCGTGCCCGCCGCCACCGTCGTCGGCCACTGGTTCGGCGACCAGCGCCTCGACCTGCGCCCCGCCGACTACTGGCGGCCGGGCACCCGCGTCACCCTGCGGCTGCGGCTGCGCGACGTCGAGGCCGCCCCCGGCGTCTACGGCACCCAGTCCAAGGACGTCCACTTCACCATCGGCCGCGACCAGCGCTCCACCGTCGACGCGGCGACGCACACCATGACCGTGCGCAGGGACGGCCGCGTGCTGCGCAGCCTCGGCATCTCCGCCGGCGCCCCCGACCACACCACCTACAACGGCGTCATGGTCATCGCCGAGAAGTTCGCGGTGACCCGGATGGACAGCAGGACCGTCGGCTTCGGCGGCGAGTACGACATCCCCGACGTCCCGCACGCGATGCGGCTGACCCGCTCGGGCACCTTCATCCACGGCAACTACTGGTCGGCCCCGTCGGTCTTCGGCCGCACCAACGTCAGCCACGGCTGCATCGGCCTGCTCGACACCAAGGGCGGCGGCCCGGACACCCCGGCCGGCTGGTTCTTCGCGCACTCCCTGGTCGGCGACCCGATCCGGGTCGTCAACTCCCACGACACCACGGTCGCCCCCGACAACGGCATGAGCGGCTGGAATCTCACCTGGCGGCAGTGGACCGCGGGTTCCGCCCTGTAA
- the glgX gene encoding glycogen debranching protein GlgX: MAAPPPQRAAPAPAAGRQRPAPRSADVWPGSPQPLGARFHTGPDGRAGTNFALWAGSAESVEVCLFAPDGTETRAPLTELTHEVWHGFVPGVLPGQRYGYRVGGRWDPWTGGRWNPAKLLLDPYARAVDGDFVLVPEVYGHARDWPEASVADTVRDDRDSAPFVPKGVVVDDDDDWEDDHRPKTPWSDTVIYELHVRGFTRRHPDVPPELRGTYAGLAHPAAIAHLTGLGVTAVELLPVHQFAHEEHLERRGLRNYWGYNSIGYFAPHAAYSASGRGGQQVGEFKRMVRALHAAGIEVILDVVYNHTAEGAQGGPTLSLRGIDNRTYYRLGDDPRGYADYTGCGNTLAVTQPHVLRLITDSLRYWVTEMGVDGFRFDLAAALARSMHDVDMLSPFLAVIAQDPVLRRVKLIAEPWDVGSGGYQVGAFPPLWTEWNDRFRDTVRDFWRGATSDVRDLGYRLSGSSDLYDWGGRRPYASVNFVTAHDGFTLRDLVSHQRKHNEANGEDGRDGTDDNRSWNCGAEGPSDDPAVEALRRRQARNLLSTLLLSTGVPMLVAGDEMGRTQGGNNNAYCQDNETSWVDWSLLAEPGWAALRDLAARLIALRRAHPVLRSGGFFSGLASAPEGLRDVAWFGAQGRELTDEEWFARSATLGMYLSGADIPHRDARGEPVVDDSFLLVVHAHHRPVAFTLPGMPWGSSYELLLDTAAEEQSAEPLVPPAAAGAAVRVAARSVRLYRAVREGAGAG, encoded by the coding sequence CTGGCCGCTCCCCCGCCGCAGCGCGCCGCCCCGGCCCCCGCGGCCGGCCGGCAGCGCCCGGCGCCGCGGTCGGCCGATGTGTGGCCGGGTTCGCCGCAGCCGCTCGGCGCCCGCTTCCACACCGGGCCCGACGGGCGTGCGGGCACCAACTTCGCGCTGTGGGCGGGCAGCGCGGAGTCGGTCGAGGTGTGCCTGTTCGCGCCGGACGGCACCGAGACGCGGGCGCCGCTGACCGAGCTGACGCACGAGGTGTGGCACGGCTTCGTGCCCGGGGTGCTGCCGGGGCAGCGCTACGGCTACCGGGTCGGCGGGCGCTGGGACCCGTGGACGGGCGGCCGGTGGAATCCGGCGAAGCTGCTGCTCGACCCGTACGCGCGGGCGGTGGACGGCGACTTCGTGCTGGTCCCCGAGGTCTACGGGCACGCGCGGGACTGGCCGGAGGCGTCGGTCGCCGACACCGTGCGCGACGACCGCGACTCGGCGCCCTTCGTGCCCAAGGGCGTGGTGGTGGACGACGACGACGACTGGGAGGACGACCACCGCCCGAAGACCCCGTGGTCGGACACGGTGATCTACGAGCTGCACGTGCGCGGCTTCACGCGCCGCCACCCGGACGTCCCGCCGGAGCTTCGCGGCACCTACGCCGGGCTGGCGCACCCGGCGGCGATCGCGCACCTGACCGGGCTCGGGGTGACGGCCGTGGAGCTGCTGCCGGTGCACCAGTTCGCCCACGAGGAGCACCTGGAGCGGCGGGGCCTGCGCAACTACTGGGGCTACAACTCGATCGGCTACTTCGCCCCGCACGCCGCCTACAGCGCCAGCGGCCGCGGCGGCCAGCAGGTCGGGGAGTTCAAGCGGATGGTGCGGGCACTGCACGCGGCGGGGATCGAGGTGATCCTCGACGTCGTCTACAACCACACCGCGGAAGGCGCCCAGGGCGGCCCGACACTGTCGCTGCGCGGCATCGACAACCGCACGTATTACCGCCTCGGCGACGACCCGCGCGGTTACGCCGACTACACCGGCTGCGGCAACACGCTGGCGGTGACGCAGCCGCATGTGCTGCGGCTGATCACCGACTCGCTGCGCTACTGGGTGACCGAGATGGGCGTGGACGGCTTCCGCTTCGACCTGGCGGCGGCGCTGGCCCGCTCGATGCACGACGTCGACATGCTCTCGCCCTTCCTCGCGGTGATCGCCCAGGACCCGGTGCTGCGCCGGGTGAAGCTGATCGCCGAGCCGTGGGACGTCGGCTCCGGCGGCTACCAGGTGGGCGCCTTCCCGCCGTTGTGGACCGAGTGGAACGACCGCTTCCGCGACACGGTCCGGGACTTCTGGCGCGGCGCGACCTCCGACGTGCGGGACCTGGGCTACCGGCTGTCCGGGTCGAGCGACCTCTACGACTGGGGCGGCCGGCGGCCGTACGCGTCGGTGAACTTCGTGACGGCGCACGACGGCTTCACGCTGCGCGACCTGGTCAGCCACCAGCGCAAGCACAACGAGGCGAACGGCGAGGACGGCAGGGACGGCACCGACGACAACAGGTCGTGGAACTGCGGCGCGGAGGGCCCCAGCGACGACCCGGCCGTCGAGGCGCTGCGGCGGCGGCAGGCGCGCAACCTGCTGTCGACGCTGCTGCTGTCGACGGGGGTGCCGATGCTGGTCGCGGGCGACGAGATGGGCCGCACGCAGGGCGGCAACAACAACGCCTACTGCCAGGACAACGAGACGAGCTGGGTGGACTGGTCGCTGCTGGCCGAGCCGGGCTGGGCGGCGCTGCGCGATCTGGCGGCCCGGCTGATCGCGCTGCGCCGGGCGCATCCGGTGCTGCGCAGCGGCGGCTTCTTCTCCGGTCTCGCGTCGGCGCCGGAGGGGCTGCGGGATGTGGCGTGGTTCGGGGCGCAGGGGCGGGAGTTGACCGACGAGGAGTGGTTCGCGCGGTCGGCGACGCTGGGGATGTACCTGTCGGGCGCCGACATCCCGCACCGGGACGCCCGGGGCGAGCCGGTGGTGGACGACAGCTTCCTGCTGGTCGTGCACGCCCACCACCGCCCGGTGGCCTTCACGCTGCCGGGCATGCCGTGGGGTTCGTCGTACGAGCTGCTGCTCGACACCGCGGCCGAGGAGCAGTCGGCGGAGCCGCTGGTGCCGCCTGCCGCGGCGGGCGCGGCCGTACGGGTCGCGGCACGTTCGGTACGGCTCTACCGGGCGGTGCGCGAGGGGGCGGGGGCGGGCTGA
- a CDS encoding MFS transporter — MTSSAPGPGRAATAAPSPSACLPPAGPLWSTPFRLYFTARSVAMLGDTMLPVALSAGLLSYGYSAGDIGLVMAATSACFAGFVIFGGVLADRFNARAMMIGSDLLRVGTQSTAACLFLTHSVRLWEVLVIAVVNGTCAATFQPGVASTVVRVARDVQGANAVTRTAEAGAGLAGPALAGVLVGFSSAGVVFAVHAATYLTSGLCLLFLRLAPAPPRTTTAGTGTTFRADLGEGWREFRARTWMWAVILVWTVYTLCVMGPYTPLAAGQIIPEHGAGAYGLVNSSLGAGTAVGALLAMRLRSERPLRAGSFGVFGVALMPASVGLDLPVAGLCGCLFVAGVGGAFWGVNWATSVQTQVRGDILNRIHAYEVAGSVAMFPVGQALAGPAAAAFGARHVLMAGGAIALAVGGTLLAVPAVRGLRRATPGKVG; from the coding sequence GTGACCTCCTCCGCACCCGGCCCCGGGCGAGCCGCCACGGCCGCGCCGAGCCCGTCGGCCTGCCTCCCGCCCGCGGGACCGCTCTGGTCGACTCCCTTCCGGCTCTACTTCACCGCCCGCTCGGTCGCGATGCTCGGCGACACGATGCTGCCCGTCGCGCTGTCCGCGGGCCTGCTCTCCTACGGCTACTCGGCCGGCGACATCGGCCTGGTGATGGCCGCCACCAGCGCCTGCTTCGCCGGCTTCGTCATCTTCGGCGGTGTGCTGGCCGACCGCTTCAACGCCCGCGCCATGATGATCGGTTCCGACCTGCTCAGGGTCGGCACCCAGTCGACGGCCGCCTGCCTCTTCCTCACCCACAGCGTGCGGCTGTGGGAGGTGCTGGTGATCGCGGTCGTCAACGGCACCTGCGCGGCGACCTTCCAGCCGGGCGTCGCCAGCACGGTGGTGCGGGTCGCCCGCGATGTGCAGGGCGCCAACGCGGTGACCAGGACCGCGGAGGCCGGCGCCGGCCTGGCGGGGCCCGCGCTCGCCGGTGTGCTGGTCGGCTTCAGCTCGGCGGGCGTCGTCTTCGCCGTGCACGCGGCCACCTACCTGACCAGCGGGCTGTGCCTGCTCTTCCTGCGGCTCGCCCCGGCGCCGCCGCGCACCACCACGGCGGGGACGGGGACCACCTTCAGGGCCGACCTCGGCGAGGGGTGGCGGGAATTCAGGGCGCGGACCTGGATGTGGGCGGTCATCCTGGTGTGGACGGTCTACACCCTGTGCGTCATGGGCCCCTACACCCCGCTGGCCGCCGGGCAGATCATCCCCGAGCACGGCGCCGGGGCCTACGGCCTGGTCAATTCCTCGCTCGGCGCGGGCACCGCGGTGGGCGCGCTGCTGGCGATGCGGCTGCGCTCGGAGCGGCCGCTGCGGGCCGGCAGCTTCGGGGTCTTCGGGGTCGCCCTGATGCCCGCCTCCGTCGGCCTCGACCTGCCGGTGGCCGGGCTGTGCGGCTGCCTCTTCGTCGCCGGCGTCGGCGGGGCCTTCTGGGGCGTCAACTGGGCCACCAGCGTGCAGACCCAGGTCCGCGGCGACATCCTCAACCGCATCCACGCCTACGAGGTGGCCGGGTCCGTCGCGATGTTCCCGGTCGGCCAGGCGCTCGCGGGCCCGGCCGCCGCGGCCTTCGGCGCCCGCCACGTGCTCATGGCGGGCGGCGCCATCGCCCTCGCGGTGGGCGGCACCCTGCTGGCGGTACCCGCGGTGCGCGGGCTGCGGCGGGCCACGCCCGGCAAGGTGGGTTAG
- a CDS encoding ABC transporter ATP-binding protein/permease, translating to MPATTPDPAPAARPRSSIRSLLRLWPYVRPIRGRLATSAVVGVVASSMGLLTPLVLKWLVDGPVTDQDPSGVWLGGGLVLLLGLLEAGLFGLRRWLVARPLAGVEASMRDDLYRRLQRLPVAFHDKWASGQLLSRATTDLQILRMFLAFPLVFLFVNATTLLFGFAILLAQSPLLTLVLLGPAAPLVVLSMRFETKYALAARRAQDQAGDLATLVEESVLGVRIIKAFGRHRTQSQAFHHQARDLRGTELHKARLLSDLWAIIMTLPELAIGIALVVGVLQVSDGKLSAGTLVAFLTTALALRWPVESIGFLLAMSNEAATAADRYFEPMSTEGAESTEEAGADAHPAAPRGDGLRMEGVRFRYPDAPAGSAALLCGVDLHIRSGETMALVGATGCGKTTLTALVPRLHEPTAGRITLDGVDTAGMAVGRLRELVAVAFEEPTLFSASVRENVAMGAGPDGAGEDAVLRALEIAQCGFVHSLPDGLDTQVGEQGLSLSGGQRQRLALARAVVGRPRFLILDDPLSALDVNTEALVEAALRDVLRETTALVVAHRPSTVQLADRVALMAGGRITAVGTHPELLRDNAEYRRLMSGLDTVVEPLERSDAR from the coding sequence ATGCCTGCCACGACCCCTGATCCCGCGCCCGCCGCCCGCCCGCGGTCCTCGATCCGCTCACTGCTGCGCCTGTGGCCGTACGTCCGGCCGATCCGCGGCCGGCTCGCGACGTCCGCGGTGGTCGGCGTGGTCGCCTCCAGCATGGGGCTGCTGACCCCGCTGGTGCTCAAGTGGCTGGTCGACGGGCCCGTCACCGACCAGGACCCCTCGGGGGTGTGGCTCGGCGGCGGCCTGGTCCTGCTGCTCGGGCTGCTGGAAGCGGGGCTCTTCGGGCTGCGGCGCTGGCTGGTCGCGAGGCCGCTGGCCGGCGTCGAGGCGTCGATGCGCGACGACCTCTACCGGCGGCTGCAGCGGCTGCCGGTGGCCTTCCACGACAAGTGGGCGTCGGGGCAGCTGCTCTCCCGGGCCACCACCGACCTGCAGATCCTGCGGATGTTCCTGGCCTTCCCGCTGGTCTTCCTCTTCGTGAACGCCACGACGCTGCTCTTCGGCTTCGCCATCCTGCTGGCGCAGAGCCCGCTGCTGACCCTGGTGCTGCTCGGCCCCGCGGCCCCGCTGGTGGTGCTCTCCATGCGCTTCGAGACGAAGTACGCCCTGGCTGCCCGCCGCGCCCAGGACCAGGCAGGCGACCTGGCCACCCTGGTCGAGGAGTCCGTGCTCGGCGTCCGCATCATCAAGGCCTTCGGCCGCCACCGCACCCAGTCCCAGGCCTTCCACCACCAGGCCCGCGACCTGCGCGGCACCGAACTGCACAAGGCGCGGCTGCTGTCCGACCTGTGGGCGATCATCATGACGCTGCCGGAGCTGGCCATCGGCATCGCCCTGGTCGTCGGCGTCCTCCAGGTCTCCGACGGCAAGCTCTCCGCCGGCACCCTGGTCGCCTTCCTGACCACCGCGCTGGCGCTGCGCTGGCCGGTGGAGTCGATCGGCTTCCTGCTCGCGATGAGCAATGAGGCGGCCACCGCCGCGGACCGCTATTTCGAGCCGATGTCGACGGAAGGCGCCGAGTCCACGGAAGAAGCCGGCGCCGACGCGCACCCCGCCGCGCCCCGTGGTGACGGACTGCGGATGGAAGGCGTGCGGTTCCGCTATCCCGACGCTCCCGCCGGCAGTGCGGCGCTGCTGTGCGGAGTGGACCTGCACATCAGGTCCGGGGAGACGATGGCGCTGGTCGGGGCCACGGGCTGCGGGAAGACCACGCTCACCGCGCTGGTGCCGCGCCTCCACGAACCGACCGCGGGGCGTATCACGCTGGACGGGGTGGACACCGCGGGAATGGCGGTCGGCCGGCTGCGCGAGCTGGTCGCGGTGGCCTTCGAGGAGCCGACGCTGTTCTCCGCGAGCGTGCGGGAGAACGTGGCGATGGGGGCGGGGCCGGACGGGGCCGGGGAGGACGCGGTGCTGCGGGCGCTGGAGATCGCGCAGTGCGGCTTCGTGCACTCGCTGCCCGACGGTCTCGACACGCAGGTCGGCGAGCAGGGGCTGAGCCTGTCCGGCGGGCAGCGGCAGCGGCTCGCGCTGGCCCGCGCGGTCGTCGGGCGCCCGCGGTTCCTGATCCTCGACGACCCGCTGTCCGCGCTCGACGTGAACACCGAGGCCCTGGTCGAGGCGGCGCTGCGCGATGTGCTACGGGAGACGACCGCGCTGGTCGTGGCCCACCGGCCGTCGACCGTACAGCTCGCCGACCGGGTGGCGCTGATGGCCGGGGGCCGGATCACCGCGGTCGGCACCCACCCCGAGCTGCTGCGGGACAACGCGGAATACCGCCGCCTGATGTCGGGCCTCGACACCGTCGTGGAGCCCCTGGAGAGGAGCGACGCCCGATGA